From the Streptomyces sp. SN-593 genome, the window GGGATCGTCGGCATCGCCAAGGACGTGGTCTACGTCCGCACCCGCGGCGACTACGTCTACAAGTTCGACGTGACCGCGTGGGGCTGGATCCACCTGGTACTGGGCGTCGTCGCCCTGCTGGTCGGCTACTTCCTGCTGCGCGGCCTGGCGTTCGCCCGCTACATCGGCATCTTCATCGCCGGGCTGAGCCTGATCGCGAACTTCATGTTCCTGCCCTACCAGCCGATCTGGGCGATCATCATGATCGCGATCGACACCTTCGTGATCTGGGCGCTGGCCACCTACCACCCGCGGAACCTGCCGTACGGGAGCGCCCTGTGAACCCCAACGTCCTGTCCCCCACCCTCGACCAGTTGCGGCGCTGCACCGT encodes:
- a CDS encoding DUF7144 family membrane protein, whose translation is MSNSAAASPPPGAKPPGSTGRDPHEDGRSAWAAGGAVFAGLMLMINGVLAVLEGIVGIAKDVVYVRTRGDYVYKFDVTAWGWIHLVLGVVALLVGYFLLRGLAFARYIGIFIAGLSLIANFMFLPYQPIWAIIMIAIDTFVIWALATYHPRNLPYGSAL